ATgaaaacataacatcgttttctgttgacattCCTACAATCCATTTTCCTTAGATTTTTAAACACacactattgtatataatattgattggtgaaagccccattattatatgtaataatttatagttcttattataatttactgagaactaccaagatttctcaaaacaaaactaaagcCTTCAATCGGATGTAGCTGATGCATGATATTCGAATAGCATGGAAAATAGTACATAAATTTTACAATTTTCTGGAACTGGAAAAATACAATTATCACTGAAATTGAAGCAGTCCGACTATTTTGCTGTCTAAGGCGATGGGACGTGTACTATAGGACATACTTTGGTACGTAATGACGAGTTGGTGCCTGATGATAGGAAATAACTGGAAATCTACCATAGAGGAACCATGAACATTATCAGCATAAGAACTATAAGCTTTTAGTTACATAGGTACTATGTTatagcgagaacgggttgcttagtTTTAATATCTTGTTTATTAAATAATGCAAGTTTTCCTAAAGTCAAGAGTATATTTCTCTACCTCATTAGAGTATATAGGAATATTTCTGTTTAATGCTCAGGGCACAAAATCTGTTGAAGATACACTGTTTTTatgttgttaattatacaatagagTGATGTTCTTCATGCAGCCAAAATTTAATTAAGCTCCGTCCCTGTAGCTTCTCTGACACTTTTGGTCTGTATTCTCTCAACCAGATTAGAACCTTCAGGTCCTGCATTAATGACGGTAGAACACTGGCCTTCATGTGGCATTGTATAATTACTTGTTCACCAACTTACCTCAGCTTCAGTGGTGTAATTTTTTAAAGTTTGCTTCGGTGTAGAGTCAGCAATGAATATGTAATTCAGAAGTACTCCAACCAGCCGCCGTGTTGATTTTTCTCTAGCGCCCACTGAAAGCCCAGATGCCAAGCATGTCCGTATGTGAGGAAGGTCGAGAGTCAGCCTATTTTCTGGGCTTAAACCCAGCCCTAAAGTCTGCAATGATTCAGGACAATTTAAAAATGTAGAAAAATAATTGATTACAATAAATTATGCATGCTCATTAAATTTGACTTTGGAAAATTTTGTAATCTTCTCAGTaacatattgattttttttcTGATTAGTATAAGTATTTGAAAATTCTACCAAGTAACATACCATGCCAGGTGTACGATAACTTACGTCCGACTTACTATAATGTTTCGCGGATAGAAATGATTTACAAGAAGGTCACAAACGTCGTCCAGGTGTTCCAGGGTCAGCCCCAAATATTCCTGCTCAGTGAAGCTCATCCTGACTCACGAGTTCTTGCAGACCTGAACGTGAGAGTTCCAATACCCTACAGAACAATAAATTGTATatttttatacaaatattactgAACAATATCGTTATTCGCAATATATTTACTCAAGCTTGGTTAACGGTAAGAGTTCAGATACCATATTGATATACCTTAATATAACAGTCATAATCCATGACATAAGAcattacgtttttgtgaatagctTAGGACGTAGGAGTTAGTTACAGTGAATCTTCTTGGAAGTCACATGAGTAATTTCAAAGCAGTCATCATGGGATTACAGAAACTAGAGGCTGAATCAATGCAGTTACTGTAAGCATCTTATACAGATCTTATAATGCAGGCGCCTTTTTTAAGGCCCAAAGCTACGATGTTGTGGGGAAGATGTTAAGATCTGTTCCTAGGTGGTGAGTCCTGGTTCAAAGAAAACTTATGAtagaatgagggtgtgcttgtgAGGGGGTGAACCTTTCTTCAATAACTAAAGTACCTTTTATAACTATGGCTAGAAGAACTTGGACGGCTAGAAGAACTGTTGTCTTGCCTCGGtatactcagtatataggcaagacaacaacgtctctttctaggcgattaacaatgcacaaacaacaggcctTATCAAGGAATATATATTCGCTACACACGAGACGATCATCAGGGATATTTTGACGAGTAACACCAAAATCATTGATAGATTCATTGATAACAGAAGATTAGACATTAATAAAGCGCTGCATATCAAGAAATCAAGACCAGCAATAAATAACCAGCTAACACACAGTTACACTCTATTGACTTCAAGACCCCGGGCCAATGCTTGGCTCGGGGTCAATGTTTCTTTTTCCCCTGTTTCTTTTTCACTTCTGTATTAGTGCACTGGGTTTAGTCTTGTTTTGCAggtgacgagtcacaataacgtggctgaagtatgttgaccagaccacacactagaaggtgaagggacgacgacgtttcggtccgtcctggaccattctcaagtcaattgtctcacaatcgacttgagaatggtccaggacggaccgaaacgtcatcgtcccttcaccttctagtgtgtgatctggtcaacatagtcttgttttaataacattatcttggtggcggatgtagatgctgaatactcactagtgagtcccatcccTCAACgggttttctaatcattgtaggagcggtggaatgtgcatctaatgcagctgctgtggttggattaatgttgagattgttgcgcaggggttcagtagcttcacattccagtaagtagtgcaatagtggcgcctctgcttctgttccatagatttgacactctttaactattgggttcattacctcgcagcagcacttgtaaccaagtttgagtctgtgtatggctactgcaatgtctctggatatctttttgccaggcttgaaagaggagtacccagcggcttgttcgtaccatatctcagtggatcttccttccgctactttggctctgtggcgacttttgatagttgggagtattttcttcttgatttgctccataatctgtgaaaaacttggaggtatttgaacctgtacaacaggtagaacagtagcagattttgctagtgagtctgccttttcattaccatctatggcaatgtgacttggtatccaatttatggTGATTGACAGTCCTAGAttctgggcttcttttcctatatgttggatttctgtgaggagttgtatattatctctgtactgactggataacaatgcctggagcgaagatttagagtcggtatgaatgatgacatcatgtaaattattctcaattgtatagtttattgcctccttcagggcatataattctgtttgcaatgttgagcaccaactattcatgctccagtaagcttcatggttggtaatgtaaactgctgccccctgcagaacctctttcttgatcaactgatccgtctgtgaagatgtgagtctttgtaggtcttgagatgctccaagcctctgcgagtcacatgctgattttttagctggtaatccttcaatgattatctttagactcgattcttcccatggaggaagctgccgaaagtgttgatacggtctatcttcccctttgtttataatggtccatttcaagtccacttcctctagaatcttgaccagattatccgtctatgcacttgttctatattgaaggtttctctgaagcgatctgtgtatgctgtctttgattggcagtctggcggtggttctaacaggttttgctgttatggtggctatcttttgtttgatcctgttttctaatgctggtaagttggttttcCTTCTTAGATTCTctgtacgcgtccatataggtgctcccagcattgttctgagagcatcattttgagacacttccagtttctcctattggttatcactgagggatgttagAGCAgaagcagcatagtcaatgagtgacctaactccTTGAacatagtacattttgagta
The window above is part of the Procambarus clarkii isolate CNS0578487 chromosome 16, FALCON_Pclarkii_2.0, whole genome shotgun sequence genome. Proteins encoded here:
- the LOC138365419 gene encoding uncharacterized protein, translating into MSFTEQEYLGLTLEHLDDVCDLLVNHFYPRNIITLGLGLSPENRLTLDLPHIRTCLASGLSVGAREKSTRRLVGVLLNYIFIADSTPKQTLKNYTTEAEMMQARLRKVLAIMTDKIDCPEEGSVMCSSRGCVHSDFGQRGILSKLTELCARPNTGLYY